In the Mesorhizobium sp. genome, one interval contains:
- a CDS encoding glutathione S-transferase family protein produces the protein MLKFYHAPWSRASGTLWLFEELGVDYQLELVDIRMEGGLPEAYRQIQPNKKVPAIEHDGVIITERAAIATYLADAFPQAGLAPAIGDKDRGPYLTMTVYCDSVLDPCVAARAHGLSYKSNDYSFGVFDDMVAYVDRILSERTYAAGDRFTAADTQLASAVHFTMNILKVLPERPSFTRYLERIAKRPAYQRAQAKDMDMARKVPAFASRFEKG, from the coding sequence ATGCTGAAATTCTACCATGCACCCTGGTCGCGGGCGTCCGGCACGCTCTGGCTGTTCGAGGAGCTCGGCGTCGACTATCAGTTGGAGCTGGTCGACATACGCATGGAGGGCGGGTTGCCGGAGGCCTACCGGCAGATCCAGCCGAACAAGAAAGTGCCGGCGATCGAGCATGACGGCGTCATCATCACGGAACGCGCGGCGATCGCCACCTATCTCGCCGACGCATTCCCGCAAGCGGGACTGGCGCCGGCCATCGGCGACAAGGATCGCGGGCCGTATCTGACGATGACGGTCTATTGCGATTCGGTGCTCGACCCTTGCGTCGCTGCCCGGGCCCATGGCCTGAGCTACAAGAGCAACGACTATTCCTTCGGCGTGTTCGACGACATGGTGGCCTATGTCGACCGGATCCTGAGCGAGCGGACCTACGCGGCCGGGGACCGTTTCACCGCCGCCGACACCCAACTGGCGTCGGCCGTCCATTTCACCATGAACATATTGAAAGTGCTGCCGGAAAGGCCGTCCTTCACGCGCTATCTCGAACGGATTGCCAAGCGGCCCGCCTATCAGCGCGCCCAGGCCAAGGACATGGACATGGCGCGGAAGGTTCCCGCTTTCGCCAGCCGGTTTGAGAAGGGCTGA